ATAACGACACCCAGATCGTCACGGCTTACAAGCTCACTGTATCTCCATGGATAGACAATCCCCGGTGTATCCACAATATATCGTCCGTCATCAAGCGGAATATTAACCATATCCAGCGTAGTTCCCGGATAACGTGATGTGGTCAGCTCCTGCTCCAGATCACTGTAATCACGGATCAAACGATTAATGAGTGTCGACTTGCCAACATTCGTTGCGCCGACAACATAAACATCACGATCACCGCGATGAGCAGCCATCGTATCCAGAAGTCTGTCGAAACCCTGATTCTTCTTTGCACTGCACAGAACGATGTCGGTTGTTCGAAGTCCTTGTTCTTTGCACTGCTTCTGCACCCAATTCAGAAGCTTGTTCCAATTGGTGACTTTCGGAAGCAGGTCGATTTTATTGACAGCCAGGATGACCGGGTTGTTGCCAACAAACCGCTGAAGACCTGATATTAAACTTCCTTCAAAGTCAAAAATATCTACAATATGAATGACGAGGGCTTTCTTCTCGCCTATTTGCCCGAGCAGACGCAGAAATTCATCCTGATCGACTGCAACAGATGCGACCTCGTTATAATTTTTGATACGGAAGCAGCGCTGGCAAATGACCGGTTCACGGTCCCAGGCTTTTTCCGGCAGATAGCCAGGCTCACCCTGAGCAGTATGCTGAAGCGAAATGCCACAACCGCTGCATTTCTTGATGACTTGTTCGCCTAAAGGCTCCATCATGATTTCTTGTCCTCCTCAATCCATAATCCTTTTTTTCTCAGACGTGTCAGAGCGATTCGTTCCACCCGCCGGTTGAAAAACCGCGTCACAAAGCCTTCATCATTAATCGCAATCGGCATGACCAAAACCGTGTATAAGCCCAAACGATTACCGCCGTAAACGTCCGTCAGCATTTGATCTCCAACTACAATCGTCTGCTCATTCTTTAGATCCATCATTTTCATCGCTTTCCGGAAAGGAATGTTGCTAGGTTTACGGGCTTTGTGCACATACTGGATATCTAACGGAGTGGCAAACTTTGATACGCGCTCCAGTTGGTTATTGGAAACGATGATCAGCTGAAAGCCAATCTCTTTTACTTTTTTAAACCATGCCACCAATTCAGGGGTTGCAAGTGGCGCCTTCGCTCCTACGAGCGTATTATCCAAATCCGTAATAATTCCCCGGTAGCCCTGCTCGTACAGTTCTTCCAGGTTAATGTCAAACACCGTGTTGACGCGGAGTTTTGGAATCAACATTTCAAACAAATTCGTCACCTCAATTTCATACGAAAAACTATACCATATTACGGTTGGTTAGTAAAAATAATCGACAGCGCGTCAACCATACATCCCAAGCCAATGAGTGCCTGGGGTTTCATGAAAAAGCCGCCCGTTATTCCTATCGGAATCCGGGCGGTTGTGATCAGGAAATCCTAACACTTTTTATACTCTTCTTGAGCTGATCCGCTTCGGATTGAACCGCGCGCCATTCTTCCTCCATAATGTGGATTGGACTATAGCGTGCAGCCTCAAACTTTCTAAGCAATGGAGTCAGCGAGCGGGACAGTGGCGGATAAAGACTCTCCCAACGGCTAACCGACTCCCGAAGTGTTTCGTGGGTGTCGCGTTTCAAGCCGCGACGATGGGCATAACGTAGCCAACGTTCTGTCTCGGCAATCACTTTATCAGCAGGTGTCAGAGGTTTCCCGGCTCGAAGACGGGCAGAGAAGAACCGGAGATTAAACCGCATTCTCCAAAGAATATACCCTATCCAGGCGAGAATAACCGTTCCTGAAATAATTCCCAGAATCATGTACAAAGAGGAGCTGCCTCCCGTTTCTTCAGAAGGCAGAACAGGCTCTTCCTCTTCCTCAGCCTTCTCTTTCTCTTTCTCCGAAACAATAGGTTCCAGCGACTCCCCGCCGGCCAAAATCGGCATGTTAAAGCCTGGTGTCGTCTCAATCGGAATCCAGCCATAGTCCCCGAAGTATACCTCAACCCATGAGTGTGCATCCGCATTGGTAACCGTATAACTCCCAGATGCGGAATTATTCTGACCATTCTGAGACATAAATTCCTGACTCGGAATGTTTCCAGGCGCATAGCCTTTCACCCATCTGGCGGGAATACCTAGTGATCGGGTCATCATAACCATAGACGTAGAAAAATAGTCGCAGTAGCCTTCCTTCACTTCAAACAGAAAGGCATCCACAAAGTCTGTACTTTCCCTTCTCGTTAAGTCAGGTGTGTTCGTGTAGGTAAAGTTGTTTTGTAAATATTGCTGCAACAGCATTACCTTTTCATATGGGGTATTTCCTGCGGCAGTCACTTCCTCCGCCAGCATTTCGACACGCTCCGGGAAATCGGACGGTTTCTGAAGATACACCTCGTCTATTGGACCGTTAAACAATTGATCATAAGTTTGAGCGCTAAGCTCTTCTACCGGGATGACCGGGATTTCCGAAGTGACTGTATACGTCTTCGGATAATTCGGACGTTTCGGCTCAGAATTCAGATGAAGCTCGGAACTTTCGCCCTTCCAACGAAGCATTCCATTATCCACATCAGGATCCAACCTGTCCACTTTAGATATCGAATAGGCTCCAAACAGCACCGGATATACACTGTCATTGAGCATCGTCACGGTCTGCTGCACCGTCTTGGTGTCAATCTTCCCTGATAAATCCCCGCTTAGAGCCTCGCCTAGCGCAACTTCTTCCGAGTCGCGCCGTCTTTGTTTATCTGACCAGCCTGTTCCGGAGTATTGTGCTCTCGTCTCACCACGCCAATAGCTTCTTTCCTTGGATGCAACTGTCATGACCGGTGAATAGTCGAAATTAAAACCTCCGCCTAATTCGTTATCTTCACGCCCATATCCGGACATGCTCTCGACAGATACATCGAGAATACCGCTACCCAATCCGCTCACGCTTCCCGACAACGGTATGCCGTTCCATTCCCGCCAAGCGGTATAAGGATCTGTAAGTGCGGGTTGGATATTCGGCATGTTAATGCCGGCCAAAATAATCAACGAAAAGATAACGAGGATATTTCCGATAATCTTAATGGGATACTCGCGAAGTTTGCGCCAACCCAAAGGAAATCTTTTGCGAAACCGGTTGAAATGCTCTGTAACAAGCCAGCCCATACCCACCGCTACGATCCATGCGGTTTCATCCCATAAAACAATAGTCGTGAAGGAATCAAGCACAGCAAAAGCTACGATATTCAACCCTATAACCAATAAGATCCTTCTCTTGTTGGTCGCCCAGACTGCTATAAACAGAAAAATCGCCCATGATGCAGCTGCAAACCAAAGATAAGGCAGAAATTCAAGCAGCTCTCCCGACTCTAGTCCTTCAAGCAAGCTTGAAGGTACAGGATTGCCGTATTTCTCTAACGTGCGGTATACCGCATAAATGATCAACGGCAACTGAATGAGCATACGAAATCCGCGCTTGATAAACACCAAGGATTCCGTAATCGCCGTAATAGCGAGCGCGACAATAATGCTTGCCGTTGTTTCTTCATATAATAAGGACTCTGAATAGGAAACCCACTGCAGTAATATTAGCCAAATCCACAACAACGATAGTATATAAAAAAAGGACAAGGAAAACTTTTGCATCCATGACCTCATCATGCACCACCTCCTAACACGGCAGGAAGCTCTTCTAGCGAAGAAGCTGAGTAACTCGTGATGCCCCGTGACTGAAGAAATGCAGAGTAGTCATCCTTGCCGTTGTTCATCCCATCAGAGCTTAGTATTCTAAGCAAGCTAGGGTTCATCCCTTTGGTTTCTGCCCAGCGCATTGCTTCCATAACCGATTGATCCGCCAAAGGACTCACTAGAAGGAACAAAGCACCTTTCGGAAAATGTCGATATGCTCTCTCCAGTGAGGTCAGCAGACTTTCTGTCCGGTCCGCATCCACATCCACCAAATGCTGAATCATCCGCATCCGTTCGCTTGGGGTATCGCTTGGCGCAAATACACGGGAATCTTTCCCTGCAGTAAACAACCCGGTGCCTGCATGTTCTCGTGCTCCATATTCAACAAGTGAAGCAGCCGCTGAAACCGCAAACTCAAATTGTCGGGAATTATGGTATCCTTTTGCCGTGCAATCCAATACTATCATTGTTTTTGGAAATGATTCGTGCTCAAACTCCTTGGATTTCCAGGAGCCTGTCCTGGCTGTTGCATTCCAGTGTATTCGTGAAATCCGGTCACCGTAAACATAATCCCGGACACCGTTAATCTGGGTCGTCTCCCGTCTGGAGGACGAAAGTGTCGTCTGCGTCCCTCCGAGCCTTAAATTACGAATGCTCCGATGCCAATTCGGAATATACACGGTTCTCGGGAGCACCCGGAATGACGTTTGAACCTCAAATACCCCGCGATGCTCCATAAGGCCAAATATATCCTCGCTAATGCATTCCGTGCTTGAAAAGGCGTAGCGACCTCTTTCCAGCGGAGGTGTCTGAAACACCAGCTCCCCGGATCCGCGCAGGCTCGGAATCACACTATCTTCAAAGGACCACTTTTCCCCGTTATGACGCTGAAGCACCTCTCTTACAATAAGGTAAGGCATGGGTAGCAACCCTGGGATGTTCACTTCCATCTTGACACGAACCTGGTCACCGGCATGCAGAACATCGCCATTATTCTCACCTGATGAAACGGAGCGGGAGGCCTTTACTCGATTGACTCCGCCGAAACTCGAACCAATCAGATAAACAGACAATAGACTGACCATTGAAAAAAGCATCATGGATGTCTTGCCGCCCTGAAACAGAACATACAGCAAGCATATACACCAAACCGCCAATACCGCTGCGAGTCTCGACGGTTTTATGCCGTTCGTCCATATCGAAAGATAACGGCGCATACTTATCTCCCCATCTGTACGGGCACTTTTACTTGCCTTAGAATAAATTGCAGCACCGACTCTGTCGTCGCATTTTCGAGTCTGGATTCCGGACGCAGCATAATCCGGTGTGACAAGACATAAGGCGCAAGAGTTTTGACATCATCAGGCAATACGTAATCCCGTTGCTGCAAGAACGCATAAGCCTTTACGGCATTCATAAACGAAAGTGTAGCGCGTGGACTCGCTCCGAGAATGACAGCCGGGTGCTCTCTTGTAGCACGCGTTATGCCTAACAAATAATCGGCTACCGGGTCTCCAATAAACACATCCCGAATTTCGTGCTGAATGGCCGAGATACTGTCCATATGTGTCACCGGTCTGAGCTTGTCCACCAACTGTCCATTTTTAGAACGGAACATCAGCTCTTTTTCGGTGGCGGCATCAGGATAGCCCAAGCTGATTTTCAGCATGAAACGATCCAACTGAGCTTCGGGAAGCATATAGGTGCCTTCAAAATCAATTGGATTCTGCGTAGCACACAACATAAACGGATGTGGAAGCTCATGTGTCTCTCCATCTACGGTTACACAACGTTCTTCCATAACTTCTAACAAGGCCGATTGCGTCTTGGTCGTTGCGCGATTGATCTCGTCGGCGAGAAGAACATTCGTCATTACAGGCCCCGGACGGAAATAGAACCGTTCATCACGGGGGTGAAACACCGATACACCTGTTATATCACTTGGTAGAATGTCAGGATTACACTGTATGCGCCGGTAATCTCCTTGCATGGATTTGGCGAGTGCTTTAATCAACTGAGTCTTGCCCGTTCCCGGAACATCCTCAATCAGGACATGTCCGCCGGCGAGCAGCGCAGTTAGAAGAAGCTGGATTTCGAATTCCTTGCCCAGCAGGCACGATTCCAGATTGGAACGTACCGAAGAGATGATATTCATGGATTCTTGACTTACGGGCATGTATTAAAAACCTCCTGTAAGGGAATAAATAGTAGATTAACTACTATTGTACATGATGAAGGTCGCTGAGTACATTCAAGAGTCCATTCAAAAATACATTCATGCAAAAGAGTTATCCTGTTCATATCTTTCCTCACATCAAAGAGCCCCGGAAAAAATCCGGAGCTGTAATGTATCATCCATATGAACCGTATCTTTAGCCTTTGGGACGTACGATCAGTGCGGCCAGAAACGAAAAGATGATCGCCGACGAAATCCCGGCGCTTGTTATTTCAAATATACCTGTAACAACACCAATCCATCCGTCACGCTTAAGCTCACTCAAAGCTCCGTGGACAAGAGAGTTACCAAAACTTGTGATGGGCACTGTCGCACCCGCGCCGGCAAACTTAACCAGTGGATCGTATAAGCCAAAAGCGTCAGCAATCGCACCGGCCACAACGAGTGTACTCATCGTATGGGCGGGTGTGAGCTTGAATGCATCCATCATGATCTGTCCAACGACACAGATCAAACCGCCGATAATAAAAGCCCATAAAAATTGCATGCTTCTCAACCTCCCATCTCTAAAGCTACGGCATGGGCGATACAAGGGATACTCTCGCCCTGCTGATATGAAAGCGGTGAGAGCAATGCTCCTGTAGCCACAACCAGCACTTTTTTGAGCTCGCCGCGTCGCATTCGTTTGAGGATATGACCATAAGTAACAACGGCAGAGCATCCGCAGCCGCTTCCACCGGATAACACATACTTCTGTTTATCACGGTCGTAAATCATAAGCCCGCAATCCATAAAATCCGTCTCCTCCATGCGGACTCCTTCTTTTTGAAGGAGCTCTTTGGCAATGGGTAACCCTACAGCCGCCAAATCCCCTGTCACGACCAAATCATAATATCCGGGAGAGCGTCCGCTATCCTTAAAGTGTGCGGTAATGGTGTCCACAGCTGCTGGTGCCATAGCTGTACCCATATTAAAAGGATCCTTTATCCCTAGATCCATCACTTTACCAATCGTAGCGTAAGTGATTTCCGGTCCGACCCCTTGGGTCGCTACAACTGAACAGCCGGCTCCGGTAATTGTATATTGCGCATACGGCGGCTTCTGAGAGCCATACTCTGTCGGATAACGGAACTGTTTTTCAACCGTACAGTTATGACTCGCCGTGCCCGCCATCGCATACTGTGCAGCACCCGAATCTACCATAAGTGAGGCAATAGCCAAGCTTTCCATGGAAGTAGAGCAGGCTCCGAATACTCCGATATATGGCACACCCATTTTACGGGCGGCGAAGGAGCTGCTGATGATCTGATTCATCAGATCTCCACCTACATAAAACTGTAGCTGTTCTTCTGTAATGCCTGAGTTCTCCAGTGCCGTTCTGGCCGCATCCTCTAGCAAACGGCGCTCACCTTTCTCCCAGGTCTTTTCGTTAATTTCTATATTGTCGTATATATAATCAAAATCCTGAGCTAGTGGGCCTTCCCCCTCTTCAGGACCGACAATCGAAGAGGCTCCCAAAATGACTGGTTTATTCTCAAACTTCCAGGTTTGTCCGGTCACTTTCATAATCAATGGCCTCCTCCTATACCCAGAAGAGCATAGATAATACCTATGATAAATGCCGCTACGGTACCGAAGACGATAACGGAACCCGCAAGTTTGAACATGCTGGCTCCTACGCCAAGCACAAGTCCTTCCGCACGGTGCTCAAGCGCGGCAGAGCACATGGAGTTGGCGAACCCGGTTACCGGAACGGCCGTGCCGGCTCCTGCCCACTGGGCGATTTTATCGTATACCCCGAAGCTTGTCAGAATGACGGATATCAATATGAGTACCGCTACCGTCGGGTTGCTGGCCTCTTTTGTATTCATATGGAACACCGACATAAAGAACTGCTGGATACCTTGTCCGATAACACAAATCAATCCCCCCACTAAAAAAGCTTTTAGACAGTTTTTCAGTATATTGCTCGGCGGTTCATGTTTTTTGGCAATCGATTTGTATTCCTCCGGACTCATCGAATTTAGTTTTGATTCGGATTTTTGTTTGGAGTCAGGCAATTCGTACACCTCCGGCTAAGTATATGTTGCTTTCGCAAGTTGGGGATTATAGACATTTCGCTCTTTATCATTATGGTTTGAATTGACTTTCTTTATGTATGTTTGGTAAATCATCCATATAAAAAACAGCTTCAAGCACTTTGCCTAAAGCTGTTTTACGTACTGGCCTTAACATTGATCATTCAGATCAACACATACATCAACAAAACCACCAGCAAAATAAAGAGCACTAGCACCAGCAGAAACTCACTGGCTTTGCCATGCTGACTGTATAAATCGAGGGTATGTTGTTTCATATAATGCTCCCTTCTAAGGCAAATACGGTAAAGCAAGTTCAGTACAGTATACTCGTTGTCACCGGTATAGGTGCCTATGCATTGACGAAGGTTAATAAGGCCATGTGATAGCATGGACTTTTCGACGCTGGAAGAGCATACTAGAACATGAATCTTATACATACCTTCGAAAAAAGGAGCGAACACATTATGAATCAATCGACAATGGATTTGCTACGGACTTTAACAGAATTCCCGGCGGCTCCGGGCTTTGAACGTGAACTGCGTTCATGGGTTAAGGATGCCCTCTCCCCATATACAGACGAATTCCTGCAGGATCGCTTAGGAAGCATCTTCGCGGTCTTGCGCGGAAATGATGAAGGACCTCGGGTAATGGTGGCAGGTCATATGGATGAGGTAGGCTTTATGGTAACGGGAATTACGGAAGCCGGCATGATCCGCTTTCAGCCTTTAGGTGGTTGGTGGAGTCAGGCTGTGCTCGCACAGCGGCTGCAGATTATTACGGATCAAGGTCCGATCACTGGAGTGGTTGGCTCCATTCCTACCCATCTGTTGGATGAAGCACAGCGCAGCAAGCCGGTTGACATCAAGACAATGTATGTAGATATCGGTGCGGATAATAAAGCGGAAGCCGAATCGTTCGGTATCCGTCCAGGACAGCAGATTGTTCCGATCTGTGAGTTCACTCCACTTGCGAACCCCAAGAAAATCATGGCGAAAGCCTGGGATAACCGCTATGGTGTTGGACTGGCCATTGAGCTTGTAAAAGCTCTTCACGGTGAAAAGCTTCCTAATACCGTATATGCTGGAGCTACCGTTCAGGAAGAGCTCGGTTTGCGTGGTGCGCGGACATCAGCCAACCTGATCCAACCGGACATTTTCTTCGGACTTGATGCCAGCGCAGCGAACGATATGATGGGTGACAAGAGTCAGTTCGGACAGCTCGGACAAGGCGCGCTGCTGCGCATTTTCGACCCAACGATGCTAACGCACCGCGGGATGGTGGAGTATGTTCAGGACACAGCCGACACTAACAAAATCAAATACCAATACTTTGTATCTCCAGGCGGCACAGATGCAGGACAGGTGCATTTGAGTGGGATCGGTGTTCCTTCCACGATCATCGGCATTTGTTCAAGATACATCCATACTTCCTCATCCATCATCCATACAGATGACTACGAAGCAGCCAAAGAACTGCTTATTAAGCTGGTTAAAGGATTGGACCGTACGACATTGAATACGATTTTGGAGCGGGCGTAACTGGGTATAAGGCTTACAAGTCACGCTGAACAGACTCGATTACTCACAAATGGAGGGACTTCTTCGTGCTACAAGGATTAACACGTGCTGGTTTAGGTGAAATTGCAAATGATGAGCAACTCATGGAGCTGGCATCCCAGTACCATTTTCAGAGTGTGGATCTTGAAGCCAAAGAGCTGGTTGACCGTCTCGGAGCCGAAACGGCTGTCGAACGTCTTCTGGAACTCAATCTTACGATCGGAGCCATCGGTCTTCCGGTTGAATGGAGAGCCGACGAGCACACATTTTTAAAAGGAATAAGTCAATTACCAGCAGCGGCAGCTGCCGCCTCTGCCTTGGGATGTACCCGATGCTGCACATACGTCCTTCCCTCAACAGATTACCCGGCTGCACATTTCATGGCAGTTGCAACCAAGCGCCTTCGGATATGTGCTAATATCCTCGGCGCTTATGGAATCAGGCTCGGCCTGGAGTTTGTCGGTCCGCATCATTTGCGCACACAATGGAAAAATCCTTTTATCTGGACAGTCGACGAAACACTCGATTGGATTGATACGATTCACGAACCGAATGTCGGACTATTATTCGACTCCTATCATTGGTACACGAACGGTTTGAACGAATCCGATATATTGCGTCTGAGAGCAGACCAAATTGTTCATGTACATATCAACGATGCGAAAGACGTACCGGTAGAGGATGTGCTGGACAATGACCGTGTTTACCCAGGTGAAGGTGTCATCGATTTAGCAGCATTTTTAAGAGGACTGCATCAAATCGGGTATAACGGGCCTGTAGCTCAGGAAATTCTGACCCCGTCCATCCCGACCGATTCTCCTGATCAACTTGCTGCCCGGTCTCGCCAAGCCTTTGACAAGGTGTTCCAGGCAGCCGGATTGCTGTAGGCAACAGAACTGACAAAAAAGCCACAACTATCAGTTACA
Above is a window of Paenibacillus uliginis N3/975 DNA encoding:
- a CDS encoding transglutaminase domain-containing protein → MMRSWMQKFSLSFFYILSLLWIWLILLQWVSYSESLLYEETTASIIVALAITAITESLVFIKRGFRMLIQLPLIIYAVYRTLEKYGNPVPSSLLEGLESGELLEFLPYLWFAAASWAIFLFIAVWATNKRRILLVIGLNIVAFAVLDSFTTIVLWDETAWIVAVGMGWLVTEHFNRFRKRFPLGWRKLREYPIKIIGNILVIFSLIILAGINMPNIQPALTDPYTAWREWNGIPLSGSVSGLGSGILDVSVESMSGYGREDNELGGGFNFDYSPVMTVASKERSYWRGETRAQYSGTGWSDKQRRRDSEEVALGEALSGDLSGKIDTKTVQQTVTMLNDSVYPVLFGAYSISKVDRLDPDVDNGMLRWKGESSELHLNSEPKRPNYPKTYTVTSEIPVIPVEELSAQTYDQLFNGPIDEVYLQKPSDFPERVEMLAEEVTAAGNTPYEKVMLLQQYLQNNFTYTNTPDLTRRESTDFVDAFLFEVKEGYCDYFSTSMVMMTRSLGIPARWVKGYAPGNIPSQEFMSQNGQNNSASGSYTVTNADAHSWVEVYFGDYGWIPIETTPGFNMPILAGGESLEPIVSEKEKEKAEEEEEPVLPSEETGGSSSLYMILGIISGTVILAWIGYILWRMRFNLRFFSARLRAGKPLTPADKVIAETERWLRYAHRRGLKRDTHETLRESVSRWESLYPPLSRSLTPLLRKFEAARYSPIHIMEEEWRAVQSEADQLKKSIKSVRIS
- the spoVAC gene encoding stage V sporulation protein AC → MSPEEYKSIAKKHEPPSNILKNCLKAFLVGGLICVIGQGIQQFFMSVFHMNTKEASNPTVAVLILISVILTSFGVYDKIAQWAGAGTAVPVTGFANSMCSAALEHRAEGLVLGVGASMFKLAGSVIVFGTVAAFIIGIIYALLGIGGGH
- the spoVAE gene encoding stage V sporulation protein AE translates to MQFLWAFIIGGLICVVGQIMMDAFKLTPAHTMSTLVVAGAIADAFGLYDPLVKFAGAGATVPITSFGNSLVHGALSELKRDGWIGVVTGIFEITSAGISSAIIFSFLAALIVRPKG
- a CDS encoding M42 family metallopeptidase, giving the protein MNQSTMDLLRTLTEFPAAPGFERELRSWVKDALSPYTDEFLQDRLGSIFAVLRGNDEGPRVMVAGHMDEVGFMVTGITEAGMIRFQPLGGWWSQAVLAQRLQIITDQGPITGVVGSIPTHLLDEAQRSKPVDIKTMYVDIGADNKAEAESFGIRPGQQIVPICEFTPLANPKKIMAKAWDNRYGVGLAIELVKALHGEKLPNTVYAGATVQEELGLRGARTSANLIQPDIFFGLDASAANDMMGDKSQFGQLGQGALLRIFDPTMLTHRGMVEYVQDTADTNKIKYQYFVSPGGTDAGQVHLSGIGVPSTIIGICSRYIHTSSSIIHTDDYEAAKELLIKLVKGLDRTTLNTILERA
- a CDS encoding DUF58 domain-containing protein; amino-acid sequence: MRRYLSIWTNGIKPSRLAAVLAVWCICLLYVLFQGGKTSMMLFSMVSLLSVYLIGSSFGGVNRVKASRSVSSGENNGDVLHAGDQVRVKMEVNIPGLLPMPYLIVREVLQRHNGEKWSFEDSVIPSLRGSGELVFQTPPLERGRYAFSSTECISEDIFGLMEHRGVFEVQTSFRVLPRTVYIPNWHRSIRNLRLGGTQTTLSSSRRETTQINGVRDYVYGDRISRIHWNATARTGSWKSKEFEHESFPKTMIVLDCTAKGYHNSRQFEFAVSAAASLVEYGAREHAGTGLFTAGKDSRVFAPSDTPSERMRMIQHLVDVDADRTESLLTSLERAYRHFPKGALFLLVSPLADQSVMEAMRWAETKGMNPSLLRILSSDGMNNGKDDYSAFLQSRGITSYSASSLEELPAVLGGGA
- a CDS encoding AAA family ATPase, whose protein sequence is MPVSQESMNIISSVRSNLESCLLGKEFEIQLLLTALLAGGHVLIEDVPGTGKTQLIKALAKSMQGDYRRIQCNPDILPSDITGVSVFHPRDERFYFRPGPVMTNVLLADEINRATTKTQSALLEVMEERCVTVDGETHELPHPFMLCATQNPIDFEGTYMLPEAQLDRFMLKISLGYPDAATEKELMFRSKNGQLVDKLRPVTHMDSISAIQHEIRDVFIGDPVADYLLGITRATREHPAVILGASPRATLSFMNAVKAYAFLQQRDYVLPDDVKTLAPYVLSHRIMLRPESRLENATTESVLQFILRQVKVPVQMGR
- a CDS encoding sugar phosphate isomerase/epimerase family protein, which codes for MLQGLTRAGLGEIANDEQLMELASQYHFQSVDLEAKELVDRLGAETAVERLLELNLTIGAIGLPVEWRADEHTFLKGISQLPAAAAAASALGCTRCCTYVLPSTDYPAAHFMAVATKRLRICANILGAYGIRLGLEFVGPHHLRTQWKNPFIWTVDETLDWIDTIHEPNVGLLFDSYHWYTNGLNESDILRLRADQIVHVHINDAKDVPVEDVLDNDRVYPGEGVIDLAAFLRGLHQIGYNGPVAQEILTPSIPTDSPDQLAARSRQAFDKVFQAAGLL
- a CDS encoding YqeG family HAD IIIA-type phosphatase codes for the protein MFEMLIPKLRVNTVFDINLEELYEQGYRGIITDLDNTLVGAKAPLATPELVAWFKKVKEIGFQLIIVSNNQLERVSKFATPLDIQYVHKARKPSNIPFRKAMKMMDLKNEQTIVVGDQMLTDVYGGNRLGLYTVLVMPIAINDEGFVTRFFNRRVERIALTRLRKKGLWIEEDKKS
- the yqeH gene encoding ribosome biogenesis GTPase YqeH, giving the protein MMEPLGEQVIKKCSGCGISLQHTAQGEPGYLPEKAWDREPVICQRCFRIKNYNEVASVAVDQDEFLRLLGQIGEKKALVIHIVDIFDFEGSLISGLQRFVGNNPVILAVNKIDLLPKVTNWNKLLNWVQKQCKEQGLRTTDIVLCSAKKNQGFDRLLDTMAAHRGDRDVYVVGATNVGKSTLINRLIRDYSDLEQELTTSRYPGTTLDMVNIPLDDGRYIVDTPGIVYPWRYSELVSRDDLGVVMPENPLKPLVYQLNEGQTLFFGGMGRFDFIKGEHQSFTCFISGRLNIHRTKLERADSLFEEHAGELLSPPTKERLEEMPEWTRHEIRIPKGSGSDIFISGLGWVKVNGDMGALVAVHVPKGVKVLQRPSLI
- the spoVAD gene encoding stage V sporulation protein AD, giving the protein MKVTGQTWKFENKPVILGASSIVGPEEGEGPLAQDFDYIYDNIEINEKTWEKGERRLLEDAARTALENSGITEEQLQFYVGGDLMNQIISSSFAARKMGVPYIGVFGACSTSMESLAIASLMVDSGAAQYAMAGTASHNCTVEKQFRYPTEYGSQKPPYAQYTITGAGCSVVATQGVGPEITYATIGKVMDLGIKDPFNMGTAMAPAAVDTITAHFKDSGRSPGYYDLVVTGDLAAVGLPIAKELLQKEGVRMEETDFMDCGLMIYDRDKQKYVLSGGSGCGCSAVVTYGHILKRMRRGELKKVLVVATGALLSPLSYQQGESIPCIAHAVALEMGG